A window of Elusimicrobiota bacterium contains these coding sequences:
- a CDS encoding glycosyltransferase family 39 protein has protein sequence MSNLVEDRKVWLEKYGLAVIIAVALVIRLVFILAYQKPMEPDAEHYFSLANSMLNGTGMGGNITRPPVYVFFLAAVLFLFGKNVIAVKVVQVMVSVMAVFLTYLIAQKLSKDRWLKLIAAGIVALDPYIIFYTGELLTETLFITLLMLTLYLLCSFTVSERQRVRDAVVIGLVIGITMMTRPVILGFIIFVVGIGYVLKIYSLHRLGVFGVLFLVLLLTLMPYALRNYKLTGKMLFTNIQAGWTMYEGLDPDFQDWDKHTAWQVAMRVESKDMDTLANDKFFRNKSLRYIKEHPGEFLVLCLRKLYKYWRLYPYYPQSQLYKFIGYVFTLPLYVLAVIGAYYFFKEQKRGFFVLSSLVVYYCLTAILFWTQIRYRVPLQPVLSIFAAAGIVGVAGKLSNKNAGTGNI, from the coding sequence ATGAGTAATTTAGTGGAAGATAGAAAAGTTTGGTTAGAAAAGTACGGGCTTGCTGTTATTATAGCAGTTGCGCTGGTGATACGCTTGGTGTTTATTTTGGCCTATCAAAAACCAATGGAGCCGGATGCTGAACATTATTTTAGTCTTGCAAATAGTATGTTAAACGGGACGGGTATGGGCGGTAATATTACGCGCCCGCCGGTGTATGTGTTTTTTCTCGCTGCAGTACTGTTTTTGTTTGGGAAAAATGTTATTGCTGTAAAGGTTGTGCAGGTAATGGTCAGTGTTATGGCGGTATTTCTTACATACCTTATTGCGCAGAAGTTGAGTAAGGATAGATGGCTGAAATTAATTGCTGCAGGGATTGTTGCTCTGGACCCGTATATCATATTTTACACAGGTGAGTTATTAACGGAAACGTTGTTTATAACATTATTGATGCTCACGCTATATTTGTTATGTAGTTTTACTGTTAGTGAACGTCAGCGTGTGAGGGATGCTGTGGTTATCGGGTTAGTTATTGGTATAACAATGATGACACGGCCGGTAATTCTTGGGTTTATCATATTTGTCGTTGGGATTGGGTATGTATTGAAAATATATTCTTTACACAGGTTAGGAGTTTTTGGTGTACTATTTCTGGTGTTACTATTGACATTAATGCCATATGCATTACGGAATTATAAACTTACCGGCAAAATGTTGTTTACCAATATTCAAGCTGGATGGACGATGTATGAAGGATTGGATCCTGACTTCCAGGATTGGGATAAGCATACTGCTTGGCAGGTGGCAATGAGGGTTGAGTCAAAAGATATGGATACCTTAGCGAATGACAAGTTTTTCCGGAATAAGTCTTTGAGGTATATTAAAGAGCATCCCGGAGAATTTTTGGTGCTGTGTCTCCGTAAACTTTATAAGTATTGGAGATTATACCCGTACTATCCGCAGTCACAGTTGTATAAATTTATAGGTTATGTGTTCACTTTGCCATTGTATGTTTTAGCGGTTATAGGCGCGTATTATTTCTTTAAAGAACAAAAACGCGGGTTTTTTGTATTGTCATCATTAGTAGTTTATTATTGTTTAACAGCAATACTGTTCTGGACGCAAATACGTTACCGTGTACCGTTGCAGCCAGTGTTATCCATATTTGCCGCAGCGGGAATTGTTGGTGTTGCTGGGAAGTTAAGTAATAAAAATGCGGGTACAGGAAATATATAA
- a CDS encoding glycosyltransferase: MMLPRVFHLITSLKVGGTERFVQSVINGLKDKYEFSVGYIKERGLVADELENAGIRIIHLPGLNAIYKHLKENKYEVMHTHLYRANIYGRIAGKLVGVPIIISSQRAIDAWKKWYHVFLDCFTSQWCKRVVANSEATKLLLSSRERISDKKVVVVHNGIDLNYYNNKNGDTVKTGITPGNKVVLCVLRLHKEKGADLLPKIFKGITAVHPDTKFVVVGDGPEVVKIKAEIKLLGIGENVVFAGEQKDVRPYYSIADILLLPSREESFPQVVLEAFAYSVPVIASDVGGVKEIVKDGVNGYTVEPGNITVLVEKTVQLLTDDKVREKMAGNALGDVKQFDIKLMWQKIDNIYSELINKVEL, translated from the coding sequence ATGATGTTACCACGGGTTTTTCATTTAATTACTAGTTTGAAAGTCGGGGGGACTGAACGTTTTGTTCAATCAGTAATTAATGGGTTAAAAGATAAGTATGAGTTCTCAGTCGGGTATATAAAAGAGCGCGGGTTAGTGGCAGATGAACTTGAGAACGCGGGTATACGGATAATACATCTGCCGGGGTTAAACGCTATCTACAAACATTTAAAAGAAAATAAGTATGAGGTTATGCATACCCATCTTTACCGCGCAAATATTTATGGCCGTATTGCCGGTAAACTTGTGGGTGTGCCTATCATAATATCAAGCCAGAGGGCGATTGATGCATGGAAGAAATGGTACCACGTGTTTCTAGACTGTTTTACATCCCAATGGTGTAAACGGGTGGTAGCTAATTCAGAAGCCACAAAACTGTTGTTATCTTCAAGGGAACGTATAAGTGACAAAAAAGTAGTGGTGGTACATAATGGTATTGATTTGAATTATTATAATAACAAAAACGGTGATACTGTAAAAACGGGTATCACGCCGGGAAATAAGGTTGTTCTCTGTGTTCTCAGGTTGCATAAAGAAAAAGGTGCGGATTTATTGCCTAAGATATTTAAGGGAATCACTGCGGTGCATCCTGATACAAAGTTTGTTGTGGTTGGGGATGGCCCGGAAGTGGTTAAGATAAAAGCAGAAATTAAATTATTGGGGATCGGTGAAAACGTTGTCTTTGCAGGTGAACAAAAGGATGTGCGTCCATATTACTCCATAGCAGATATTTTGTTGTTGCCTTCACGTGAAGAAAGTTTTCCACAGGTTGTGCTTGAAGCGTTTGCGTATAGTGTCCCAGTGATCGCGTCAGATGTTGGCGGAGTTAAGGAAATTGTGAAAGATGGGGTTAATGGGTATACGGTTGAACCGGGAAACATAACGGTATTGGTTGAGAAGACTGTACAGTTGTTAACCGATGATAAGGTTCGTGAAAAAATGGCGGGGAATGCTCTGGGTGATGTAAAACAGTTTGATATAAAATTAATGTGGCAAAAAATTGATAATATATATTCTGAGTTGATAAATAAAGTGGAATTATAA
- a CDS encoding glycosyltransferase family 2 protein: MGSKILSIIIPAYNEENTIAQTLKKVLEVDLKELSVEKEIIVVDDGSKDNTYGIIKDIPGIKVVKKENNGGKGTAIVEGLRNVTGEIVLIQDADLEYDPGDYPALITPILDGKADIVYGSRFMSKKRPENMKLKFYLGNRVLAGLTNLLYGSAITDEATCYKVFRTKLLKQLKLECRQFEFCPEVTAKLLKKGYKIHEVPVTYFGRSVEEGKKIGWKDGVQAVQTLLKYRFKD; this comes from the coding sequence GTGGGTTCAAAGATATTATCGATAATCATACCGGCATACAATGAAGAAAATACGATTGCGCAAACGCTGAAGAAGGTTTTGGAAGTTGACCTCAAGGAATTGAGTGTTGAAAAAGAAATTATTGTAGTCGATGACGGGTCGAAGGATAATACTTATGGAATTATTAAGGATATACCGGGTATTAAAGTTGTTAAGAAAGAAAATAACGGGGGTAAAGGTACAGCGATTGTTGAGGGGTTAAGGAACGTTACAGGTGAAATTGTTCTTATACAGGACGCTGATCTTGAATATGATCCCGGGGATTATCCGGCATTAATTACACCTATACTTGATGGGAAAGCGGATATTGTTTATGGGTCAAGGTTTATGAGTAAAAAACGGCCGGAGAATATGAAACTAAAGTTTTATCTTGGCAACCGAGTTCTCGCGGGGTTAACAAATTTATTGTACGGTAGCGCAATAACGGATGAAGCAACTTGTTACAAAGTCTTCCGTACGAAACTGCTTAAACAATTGAAGTTGGAATGCCGGCAATTTGAGTTCTGCCCGGAAGTTACTGCCAAACTATTAAAAAAAGGGTATAAAATACACGAAGTTCCTGTTACCTATTTTGGGCGTAGCGTAGAGGAAGGGAAGAAAATTGGGTGGAAAGACGGTGTACAGGCGGTACAGACACTGTTGAAGTACAGGTTTAAGGATTAG